The sequence ATTTCGGTTTTACCGCAGCTAATCCCGACGGGGTTGCACATTTACAAGCCCGTGGGAATAATATTTTCGGTTTTGAAGACCTTCCCGCGAATCTTGGTGAAAGCGACAATGACTTTAACGATGCCGTGTTTGGATTTGATTTCTCGGTAGGTTAATTTCGTTGATTCAATTTTCCCCCTTTTTTGTTGAAGGGGGGATTTTTGTTTATTTCCCTATCGGTTTGGAGAAGATTGTTGAAGGAAAAAACCGCAGAGTACGCAGAGTCAAGAGAAGTGCTTATTTTGTAGACTATTCCGACAGCGGAACAGTAGATAAGCTGCTACGCATTTAATTCATATAATTGAAGCGAGCAAGATGCATGGTGATAGCTTCCGTGTTGCTTGCGATATTTTTTAACCTCAACTCTCCTCACCTCAATTACTTCCTCAGCGTTCCTCTGCGTTTAAAAACTATTGCGATAGCACATTAACAAAAAATATCTTCTCTAAAACCTCTTCCCCCAGCGCTCTGTGCCTTCTCTGCGCTTTTTTTAATTAACTTTCGGCTCTGCTTACGAGATTAATTGAAACCTTAGAAATGTTGGGTTTCACTTCGCTCAACCCAACCTACGAACTATTACCTATTACCAATTCCCAATGCCCAATTACCCAAACTGCATAAACTAATTATCCCAACTCCTACTTAAATAATGAAGGGATAATTTAACCAGTAGGAGCAAACGTGAACGCATCGATTAAAGCAGAGCAGAAAAATACACAAAATATTGCTCAAGATAAAAATCTTTACATCATTATTGGTGTAACGCTGATATCTATTATGGGAGGGCAAACTGTCGCGCCCATATTGCCTTCCTTAACGGAAGTATTTAATGTCTCTACCAGGGAAATTGAACTGGTGATGACGCTTTTTGTATTACCCATTGGTATTGCAACTCCTATTTTAGGAGTATTAGCAGACCGTATCGGGATTCGCAAAGTTTTAATTCCGGCTTTAATATTGTTTGCGATCGCGGGAGCTTCGATTGCTTTTGCAAATACTTTCACTTCTGTAATCGGATTGCGATTTGTGCAGGGGCTTGGTGCTGCTCCTTTGGATGCTTTATCCTTAACGATGATTGCTATGCTTTACCAAGGCAGAATGCTGGGTACGGCAATGTCTATCAATGCTGCTGTTATCGGAATATCTTCAGCGATTTATCCTTTGGTGGGTGGAGCATTGGGAAGTCTGAGTTGGTCGTATCCATTTTTACTTTCGGTTTTGGCTTTTCCTTTGGTAATGCTGGTGATAATGGTTTTAAAATTACCCGCAAAACCAGCCACAGCCAAAAAGGAAAGTTTAAAGGTTTATCTTAAAGGTACTTGGAAAAGCGTTAATAACCGTTCCGTTTTGGGATTATTATTCGCAGTCGGCTCCATATTCATGATTCAATTCGGTGCGTTCATTACTTACGTACCAATTTTTGCAGGGGTTGAACTGGGTTCTTCTGGATTCGTCAACGGAATTATTTTATGTGTAATGTCTTTGGCTGTTGCTATAAGTGCTTCTCAATTGGGATGGTTGATTCAAAGGTTTTCGGAAATTACTTTAATTAAAGCATCTTTTATTCTCAGTGCTGTAGCATTAGTAATGATTCCTTTCATGCCCAATCCTTGGATGCTGTTAATTCCTAATGTTTTATTTGGTATTTCTTTAGCATTTGCTTTACCATCATCTCAAGCATTATTAGCAGGACTTTCTGCCCAAGATTCCCGTGCTGGATTCATGGCAGTTAATGCCAGCGTCCAATCTTTAGGGCAAGCATTAGGTCCGATACTCGGAGCTGTAGCAATTACATTCGGTGGAATAAAAGTTGTCTTCCTCACGGCGGCTGTTTATTCTGTAATAGCATTTTTCATCTTCAATATTCTAATAACTCCCAAACAAACACAACCTGTACCAGTTGTTAGCGAATTAACCGAAGAATTAACATTTATTCCCGCAACAGATTCACCGACAATTTTACAAGCGCCAGTTGCTCAGTTAGTTCATACTCTGACAAATCAAGTTATCGATCTACCGGAAGTTCCTGCATTAATTAATATTGGCAAACATCGGGATCGCTCTTTTGGTATAGACGTTTCTAATTTACCTAACTCTGAACTTGTTTCTCGAAATCATGCTCAAATCAAATTTGATGGAGAAGATTATTATATTCAAGACATGGGAAGTTCTAACGGTACATATATTAATAAATATCCACTTTTACCAGGTATTTGGTATAAGTTAGGACCAGGAGTCAAACTTGGTTTGGGTAAGCGTGACATGATAGCGTTTATATTTCAGTTTAGTTAGTTTTAATTAATAGTTAAATGAACTAATTAAATAAACGCACGGGTTTGGAATCAATGTTTTGAGCAATACTATTAACTCTATTAACCACACTAATCATATATTTATAATCGGGAGGTGACGCATTTGGAATATATCTAGTTTCTTGAATCAAAGAAGTAGGAGCTTGTTTCAAATAATTGC comes from Rivularia sp. PCC 7116 and encodes:
- a CDS encoding MFS transporter; amino-acid sequence: MNASIKAEQKNTQNIAQDKNLYIIIGVTLISIMGGQTVAPILPSLTEVFNVSTREIELVMTLFVLPIGIATPILGVLADRIGIRKVLIPALILFAIAGASIAFANTFTSVIGLRFVQGLGAAPLDALSLTMIAMLYQGRMLGTAMSINAAVIGISSAIYPLVGGALGSLSWSYPFLLSVLAFPLVMLVIMVLKLPAKPATAKKESLKVYLKGTWKSVNNRSVLGLLFAVGSIFMIQFGAFITYVPIFAGVELGSSGFVNGIILCVMSLAVAISASQLGWLIQRFSEITLIKASFILSAVALVMIPFMPNPWMLLIPNVLFGISLAFALPSSQALLAGLSAQDSRAGFMAVNASVQSLGQALGPILGAVAITFGGIKVVFLTAAVYSVIAFFIFNILITPKQTQPVPVVSELTEELTFIPATDSPTILQAPVAQLVHTLTNQVIDLPEVPALINIGKHRDRSFGIDVSNLPNSELVSRNHAQIKFDGEDYYIQDMGSSNGTYINKYPLLPGIWYKLGPGVKLGLGKRDMIAFIFQFS